The following coding sequences are from one Geothrix sp. window:
- a CDS encoding sensor histidine kinase: protein MTGPAHPQDPPPATSPRPEEQALAAGWTWWGRVALMGAWVGVAVVHLVSAPERRSLVWNLGYLLIEALACASLGYRAWRSDRKERLAWQLLWASTLLDVINLSLWIPPSLGHPLAWASDLPKLLSLGTGLLVLAAVLSFPRGSSRGGGGRRRVLDGLLFAASVLFLLWVVGVHGALRTANPDLSLRVLVAYLNAALMGGGLVYMTSSRPHQFRGPLGWLGASALAWLVVLSGWAMAGLPPVPQTQWWWPLVGGIPLFQGLAAWSPTPEEVPAAEETRGMFTRLIPYLPVVGALAVMAVLILRAPLYLVRGASGIFLVMVALLLLRQVQAVEDLESARRTLEDRVHDRTRVLEQAQHTLIRTERMNALAMMGAGLAHDLNNLLGAVKSSADLAVMNLEEGVAPGPSELNRIAMAADRAALLTRRLMEFARREEEALQPVDLGRELRSMEVTLRLLIPRAVNLVIDVPLEDALIVKSSTLRLEQMMVNLVANARDAMPTGGHLGIQVTRGGAGRAHALIEVIDSGTGMTPEVLARIFDPFYTTKEPGKGTGLGLSSLKAMVEESGGSLGVESEPGLGTRFRILLPLVSPR from the coding sequence TTGACCGGGCCCGCCCACCCCCAGGATCCCCCCCCGGCCACGAGCCCCCGGCCCGAGGAGCAGGCCCTGGCTGCTGGCTGGACGTGGTGGGGCCGCGTCGCGCTGATGGGAGCCTGGGTCGGGGTGGCGGTGGTCCACCTGGTGTCTGCTCCAGAGCGGCGGAGCCTCGTCTGGAACCTCGGCTATCTGCTCATCGAGGCGCTGGCCTGCGCGAGCCTGGGCTACCGGGCCTGGCGGTCCGACCGCAAGGAACGGCTTGCGTGGCAATTGCTCTGGGCCTCGACCCTCCTGGACGTCATCAACCTCTCGCTCTGGATCCCGCCCTCCCTTGGCCATCCTCTCGCCTGGGCCTCCGACCTGCCCAAGCTCTTGAGTCTGGGCACCGGTCTCCTGGTGTTGGCCGCCGTCCTGAGCTTTCCGAGAGGAAGCTCCCGGGGGGGCGGAGGCCGCCGCCGGGTGCTGGATGGCCTGCTCTTCGCCGCGTCCGTCCTCTTCCTCCTCTGGGTGGTGGGAGTCCACGGGGCCTTGCGCACGGCCAACCCGGATCTGAGCCTGCGCGTCCTGGTGGCCTATCTGAATGCGGCGCTGATGGGGGGTGGCCTGGTCTACATGACCTCCAGCCGGCCGCATCAGTTCCGGGGTCCCCTGGGCTGGCTTGGGGCCTCGGCCCTGGCCTGGCTGGTGGTGCTCTCCGGCTGGGCCATGGCGGGCCTGCCCCCGGTCCCCCAGACCCAGTGGTGGTGGCCCCTGGTGGGCGGCATTCCCCTGTTCCAGGGGCTTGCCGCCTGGTCCCCGACCCCGGAGGAGGTCCCCGCCGCGGAGGAAACGAGGGGGATGTTCACGCGTCTGATCCCCTACCTCCCCGTGGTCGGGGCGCTGGCGGTCATGGCTGTGCTCATCCTCCGAGCGCCGCTCTACCTCGTGCGGGGGGCTTCGGGCATCTTCCTTGTCATGGTCGCCCTCCTCCTGCTCCGGCAAGTCCAGGCTGTGGAGGACCTCGAGTCGGCCCGGCGGACCCTTGAGGACCGGGTTCATGACCGGACTCGGGTCCTGGAGCAGGCCCAGCACACCCTGATCCGCACAGAGCGCATGAACGCCCTGGCCATGATGGGTGCCGGACTCGCCCACGACCTCAACAACCTGCTGGGAGCGGTGAAGAGCTCGGCCGATCTGGCGGTCATGAACCTGGAGGAGGGTGTGGCGCCCGGCCCCTCGGAGCTCAACCGCATCGCCATGGCCGCGGACCGCGCGGCCCTCCTCACCCGGAGGCTCATGGAATTCGCCCGGCGGGAGGAGGAGGCGCTGCAGCCCGTGGACCTGGGCCGGGAGCTGCGCAGCATGGAGGTGACCCTCCGCCTGCTCATTCCCCGCGCCGTGAACCTGGTCATCGACGTCCCCCTGGAGGATGCCCTGATCGTGAAGAGCTCCACCCTCCGGCTGGAGCAGATGATGGTGAACCTGGTGGCCAATGCCCGGGATGCCATGCCCACGGGCGGCCATCTCGGCATCCAGGTCACCCGGGGCGGAGCTGGCAGGGCGCACGCCCTGATCGAAGTGATCGATTCCGGCACCGGCATGACGCCCGAGGTCCTGGCCCGGATCTTCGATCCTTTCTACACCACCAAGGAGCCAGGCAAGGGCACCGGTTTGGGGCTCTCCTCGCTCAAGGCCATGGTGGAAGAGAGTGGCGGCAGCCTCGGCGTGGAGAGCGAACCCGGCTTGGGCACGCGGTTCCGCATCCTTCTGCCGCTCGTCAGCCCCCGCTGA
- the thiS gene encoding sulfur carrier protein ThiS has protein sequence MILVNEEPLDWHEGLTVRDVLKARNYRFPMLVIHIGDTLVPKKDYDTTTIPDGAVVKVIHLISGG, from the coding sequence ATGATTCTCGTCAACGAGGAACCGCTCGACTGGCACGAGGGCCTGACCGTCCGCGATGTCCTGAAGGCGCGGAACTACCGCTTCCCCATGCTGGTCATCCACATCGGCGACACGCTGGTGCCAAAGAAGGACTACGACACCACCACCATCCCGGACGGGGCGGTGGTGAAGGTCATCCACCTCATCAGCGGGGGCTGA
- a CDS encoding ABC transporter ATP-binding protein: MSRERILEARDLTVHRGAVKVLEIPELDLRTGEVLALMGPNGAGKTTLMLTLAGLLAPSAGAVQFKGSTLQGKGDREAFRRRTTMVFQDPLLFDATVAQNIASGLKLRGLSAVEWKPRVVAWAEQLGLGALLDRPAHQLSGGEAQRTALARAFVLNPEILFLDEPFAALDPQAREELIGDLGHLLAETGTTAVIATHDQGEAARLAHRLAVMRDGRIIQRGGLRKVTNHPEDPFVAAFVGMETLLKGQVADCREGLLTLRIRKGTGSGEVVALGEAEPGQTVLVGVRPEHVALSLHSDNASSARNAFPGAVTKVIPRGPFFKIELDCGFFLTAFVTAQSLSELELRPGRPVVASFKATSVHLIRKEGLGPEV, from the coding sequence ATGAGCCGGGAACGCATCCTCGAGGCGCGAGACCTCACGGTCCACCGCGGCGCCGTGAAAGTGCTGGAGATCCCGGAGCTGGACCTCCGGACCGGCGAAGTACTGGCCCTCATGGGACCCAACGGCGCGGGGAAGACCACCCTGATGCTCACGTTGGCGGGCCTCCTGGCCCCCTCGGCCGGGGCGGTGCAATTCAAGGGCTCGACCCTCCAGGGGAAGGGCGACCGGGAGGCCTTCCGCCGCCGCACGACCATGGTGTTCCAGGACCCGCTCCTCTTCGACGCCACCGTGGCCCAGAACATCGCCTCCGGACTGAAGCTGCGTGGCCTCTCCGCCGTTGAGTGGAAGCCCCGGGTGGTGGCCTGGGCCGAACAGCTGGGCCTGGGCGCCCTGCTGGATCGCCCTGCCCACCAGCTCTCCGGGGGCGAGGCCCAGCGCACGGCCCTGGCCCGGGCCTTCGTCCTGAATCCGGAGATCCTCTTCCTGGACGAGCCCTTCGCGGCCCTGGATCCCCAGGCCCGCGAGGAGCTCATCGGGGACCTGGGCCACCTGCTGGCCGAGACTGGCACCACCGCCGTGATCGCCACCCACGACCAGGGCGAGGCCGCCCGCCTGGCGCACCGGCTGGCGGTCATGAGGGACGGCCGGATCATCCAGCGGGGAGGGCTCCGGAAGGTCACGAACCACCCGGAGGATCCCTTCGTCGCCGCCTTCGTCGGCATGGAGACCCTGCTCAAGGGGCAGGTGGCCGACTGCCGGGAAGGCCTGCTCACCCTGCGGATCCGGAAGGGGACCGGCAGCGGCGAGGTCGTGGCCCTGGGGGAGGCCGAGCCCGGCCAGACCGTCCTGGTGGGGGTCCGCCCCGAGCACGTGGCCCTGTCTTTACACTCCGACAACGCCAGCAGCGCCCGGAACGCCTTTCCGGGGGCTGTGACCAAGGTCATACCCCGGGGTCCCTTCTTCAAGATCGAGCTGGATTGCGGGTTCTTCCTCACGGCCTTCGTCACGGCCCAATCCCTGTCGGAACTGGAGCTTCGGCCGGGCCGCCCCGTGGTGGCCTCCTTCAAGGCCACCTCCGTGCACCTCATACGCAAGGAAGGTCTCGGCCCCGAAGTGTGA
- a CDS encoding LysR family transcriptional regulator translates to MDALLDLPQLRTFYTLAQTGGFTACARKLHRTQSAVSHAMAKLEDLAGVPLLARRGRELGLTEEGRRLYLACEQVFATLDAAADDLRRHQSLAMGRLRVGTTVEFGSSILMKHMQPFLAANPGLEIDFTLSHDLLGPLLRDDLDLIIDCQEHPLPALKKSPLFRETYVVACSKAFRKAHRLRVPADLSRGPVLSLDKAGAWWNRFLMAVPDHEQPQLDRIIAVDHIRAMIHAAVEGMGALLVPRYSVLGELQRGDLVALFPAIRPAEDRFSIYQKKVKANHEKQKLLTRYLQGLSPEEFGS, encoded by the coding sequence ATGGACGCCCTGCTCGATCTGCCCCAGCTGCGCACCTTCTACACCCTGGCCCAGACGGGTGGCTTCACGGCCTGTGCCCGGAAACTCCACCGCACCCAGTCGGCCGTCAGCCACGCCATGGCCAAGCTGGAGGACCTGGCGGGAGTTCCCCTCCTGGCCCGCCGGGGCCGGGAGCTGGGTCTGACCGAAGAGGGCCGCCGGCTCTACCTCGCCTGCGAGCAGGTCTTCGCCACCCTGGATGCGGCCGCGGACGACCTGCGCCGGCACCAGTCCCTCGCCATGGGGCGCCTCCGCGTGGGCACCACCGTGGAGTTCGGCAGCAGCATCCTCATGAAGCACATGCAGCCGTTCCTGGCCGCGAACCCGGGCCTGGAGATCGACTTCACCCTGAGTCACGATCTGCTGGGGCCGCTGCTGCGGGACGACCTCGACCTGATCATCGACTGCCAGGAACACCCCCTTCCCGCGCTGAAGAAGTCGCCTCTGTTCCGGGAGACCTACGTGGTGGCCTGCTCGAAGGCCTTCCGGAAGGCGCACCGGCTGCGCGTGCCGGCAGACCTTTCCCGTGGGCCCGTCCTCTCCCTGGACAAGGCCGGCGCCTGGTGGAACCGCTTCCTCATGGCCGTGCCGGACCATGAGCAGCCGCAGCTGGACCGGATCATCGCCGTGGATCACATCCGCGCCATGATCCATGCCGCCGTCGAAGGCATGGGCGCCCTGCTGGTGCCCCGCTACAGCGTGCTGGGCGAGCTCCAGCGGGGCGATCTCGTGGCCCTCTTCCCCGCCATCCGCCCCGCCGAGGACCGCTTCTCCATCTACCAGAAGAAGGTGAAGGCCAACCACGAGAAGCAGAAGCTGCTCACGCGGTACCTGCAGGGGTTGAGCCCGGAGGAATTCGGGTCGTAG
- a CDS encoding 4Fe-4S binding protein, whose amino-acid sequence MKQLVIDFQKCDAGRNCNHECELECAIKVFKVDDPAQAALQIKAYEEGGGHAILCDQCGDCVVVCPTEALKRNKLGVVMIDKKICVGCYMCIGFCEKDAFMRNSDWITPHKCTSCGVCVKVCPHGALSIVDVPEPPVRII is encoded by the coding sequence ATGAAACAGCTGGTCATCGATTTCCAGAAGTGTGATGCAGGGCGCAACTGCAATCACGAGTGCGAGCTGGAGTGCGCCATCAAGGTCTTCAAGGTGGACGATCCCGCCCAGGCCGCCCTTCAGATCAAGGCCTACGAAGAGGGCGGCGGCCACGCCATCCTCTGCGACCAGTGCGGCGACTGCGTGGTGGTCTGTCCCACCGAGGCCCTCAAGCGCAACAAGCTCGGCGTCGTGATGATCGACAAGAAGATCTGCGTGGGCTGCTACATGTGCATCGGATTCTGCGAGAAGGACGCCTTCATGCGGAACTCCGACTGGATCACGCCCCACAAGTGCACGTCCTGCGGCGTCTGCGTGAAGGTCTGCCCCCACGGCGCGCTCTCCATCGTGGACGTCCCCGAGCCGCCGGTCCGGATCATCTGA
- a CDS encoding aldehyde ferredoxin oxidoreductase family protein, translated as MSQLVFDPSKVMNIDYTKRTEYLDGLEAIKAAHKVLKEITYTPSLPDKGYTNRTLYVNVDTLEIKEKPVTQQMKDVFIGGRGFGLYHLWNAVKPTTRWNDPENEIIISPGPVSGMTQYAGTGKSLVVSLSPQTDIPIDSNVGGFYGPLLKFSGFDALELQGKSDKDIILFIDGQKGIIRIEEAPTDPVDSHVLAEILTHMYAENEADLPNISVVSTGAAAEHSLIGMLNFSFYDRRRKCVRFKQAGRGGIGTVFRNKRIRALVVRGPKVAGDLNHPVDPETIAKTGVKYHKEIRENDGTQCMMRRNGTAHIVEIMDAYDLLPVHNFQFGSHPDVHKIDSSYWQQRCTQHTVDGCWYGCSMACAKGADGLVLKTGPYQGDMVTVDGPEYENAAGLGSNCGVFDPDYLLELNFYCDTYGICTITYGTLTAFVMECYQRGILNKERTGGLEMVWGNAEADLEMMHQMARGEGFGKIAGMGVKKMKEHFIKNGWGDPQLINDIGMENKGLEYSQYMSKESLAQQGGYALTNKGPQHDEAWLIFMDMVNKQLPTFEDKAEALYYFPLFRTWFGLNGFCKLPWNDVVPANNSEQPEAHKVPEHVQNYVDLFTATTGIRITKEDLIVQSAKVYNFQRVFNIRMGKGLRLHDAAPYRSLGPVTKEEYESRAERYDQQIVTEMGLDPKGKTTEEKMALHRKWRTGRFSQLMDSVYTRRGWTLDGVPTLERLKELGLDAFPEVVEVVKQHLS; from the coding sequence ATGAGCCAGCTCGTTTTCGATCCCAGCAAGGTGATGAACATCGACTACACCAAGCGCACCGAGTACCTCGACGGGCTCGAGGCCATCAAGGCCGCGCACAAGGTGCTGAAGGAGATCACCTACACGCCCAGCCTGCCGGACAAGGGCTACACCAACCGCACGCTGTACGTGAACGTGGACACCCTTGAGATCAAGGAGAAGCCCGTCACCCAGCAGATGAAGGACGTCTTCATCGGCGGCCGCGGCTTCGGCCTCTACCACCTCTGGAACGCGGTGAAGCCCACCACCCGGTGGAACGATCCCGAGAACGAGATCATCATCAGCCCCGGGCCTGTGTCGGGCATGACCCAGTACGCGGGCACCGGCAAGTCGCTGGTGGTGAGCCTCTCGCCCCAGACGGACATCCCCATCGATTCCAACGTGGGCGGCTTCTACGGTCCCCTGCTCAAGTTCTCGGGCTTCGACGCGCTGGAGCTGCAGGGCAAGTCCGACAAGGACATCATCCTGTTCATCGATGGCCAGAAGGGCATCATCCGCATCGAGGAAGCTCCCACGGACCCCGTGGACAGCCATGTCCTGGCGGAAATTCTCACCCACATGTACGCCGAGAACGAGGCGGACCTGCCCAACATCTCCGTGGTGTCCACGGGCGCCGCCGCCGAGCACAGCCTCATCGGCATGCTGAACTTCTCGTTCTACGACCGCCGCCGCAAGTGCGTCCGCTTCAAGCAGGCGGGCCGGGGCGGCATCGGCACCGTGTTCCGGAACAAGCGCATCCGCGCCCTGGTGGTGCGTGGGCCCAAGGTGGCCGGCGACCTCAACCATCCCGTGGATCCCGAGACCATCGCCAAGACCGGCGTGAAATACCACAAGGAAATCCGCGAGAACGACGGCACCCAGTGCATGATGCGCCGCAATGGCACCGCGCACATCGTCGAGATCATGGACGCCTACGACCTGCTGCCCGTCCACAACTTCCAGTTCGGCTCGCACCCCGATGTCCACAAGATCGACAGCAGCTACTGGCAGCAGCGCTGCACGCAGCACACCGTCGACGGCTGCTGGTACGGCTGCTCCATGGCCTGTGCCAAGGGTGCTGATGGCCTCGTCCTCAAGACCGGCCCCTACCAGGGCGACATGGTCACGGTGGACGGCCCCGAGTACGAAAACGCGGCGGGTCTGGGTTCCAACTGCGGCGTGTTCGATCCCGACTACCTGCTCGAGCTGAACTTCTACTGCGACACCTACGGCATCTGCACCATCACTTACGGCACGCTCACGGCCTTCGTGATGGAGTGCTACCAGCGCGGCATCCTGAACAAGGAGCGCACCGGCGGCCTGGAGATGGTCTGGGGCAACGCCGAGGCCGACCTCGAGATGATGCACCAGATGGCCCGTGGCGAAGGCTTCGGCAAGATCGCCGGCATGGGCGTGAAGAAGATGAAGGAACACTTCATCAAGAATGGCTGGGGCGACCCCCAGCTCATCAATGACATCGGCATGGAGAACAAGGGCCTCGAGTACTCCCAGTACATGTCGAAGGAATCGCTGGCCCAGCAGGGCGGCTACGCGCTCACCAACAAGGGCCCGCAGCATGACGAGGCCTGGCTGATCTTCATGGACATGGTGAACAAGCAGCTGCCCACCTTCGAGGACAAGGCCGAAGCGCTCTACTACTTCCCCCTGTTCCGCACCTGGTTCGGCCTGAACGGTTTCTGCAAGCTGCCCTGGAACGACGTGGTGCCCGCCAACAACTCCGAGCAGCCCGAGGCCCACAAGGTGCCCGAGCATGTGCAGAACTACGTGGATCTCTTCACCGCCACCACGGGGATCAGGATCACCAAGGAAGACCTCATCGTGCAGTCCGCGAAGGTCTACAACTTCCAGCGCGTGTTCAACATCCGCATGGGCAAGGGCCTGCGCCTGCACGATGCCGCACCCTACCGTTCTCTCGGCCCCGTGACGAAGGAAGAGTACGAATCCCGCGCCGAGCGCTATGACCAGCAGATCGTCACCGAGATGGGCCTCGATCCCAAGGGCAAGACCACCGAAGAGAAGATGGCCCTGCACCGGAAATGGCGCACCGGCCGGTTCTCCCAGCTCATGGACAGCGTCTACACCCGCCGGGGCTGGACCCTGGACGGCGTTCCGACCCTGGAACGGCTGAAGGAGCTGGGCCTGGATGCCTTCCCGGAAGTGGTGGAAGTCGTCAAACAGCATCTTTCCTGA
- the amaB gene encoding L-piperidine-6-carboxylate dehydrogenase, with protein sequence MAMQKILKSLGISDVNPGGFAGEWVGGGKAQTVVSPINGEVLATVANVTPAEFDAILAKSHAAFASWKLVPAPKRGEVVKAIGDELRRNNAALAELVTLEMGKTLREGLGEVQEMIDICDFAVGLSRQLYGLTMPSERRGHRLQEQWHPLGVVGVITAFNFPVAVWSWNTAIALVCGDTILWKPSSKTPLTAIACTKIAEKVLRDFGFDPAICSLAIGRGSDIGDLINTDPRVALVSYTGSVPGGRHVGKLVQERFGKHILELGGNNAVIVSERGDLEIALRAIYFGAIGTSGQRCTSTRRVIIHESVYPAFTERLLALYRQTRIGDPRLNENLMGPLVDAQAVATMLEAIGKVAAEGGKVLTGGERLPHAGGCYVTPCIVEVPGNIPMVQEETFAPVLYLMKYRSFEEAIALQNGVPQGLSSAVITNDQRESELFLSAAGSDCGIANVNTGTSGAEIGGAFGGEKETGGGRESGSDAWKVYMRRQTNAINFSGQVELAQGITLEL encoded by the coding sequence ATGGCCATGCAGAAGATCCTGAAGTCCCTGGGCATTTCGGACGTGAATCCCGGCGGGTTCGCCGGCGAGTGGGTGGGTGGGGGCAAGGCCCAGACCGTGGTTTCCCCCATCAACGGCGAGGTCCTGGCCACGGTCGCCAACGTCACGCCCGCCGAGTTCGACGCCATCCTGGCGAAGTCCCACGCGGCCTTCGCCAGCTGGAAGCTGGTGCCGGCCCCCAAGCGCGGCGAGGTGGTGAAGGCCATCGGCGACGAGCTGCGCCGGAACAATGCGGCCCTGGCCGAGCTGGTCACCCTGGAGATGGGCAAGACGCTGCGCGAGGGGCTGGGCGAGGTCCAGGAGATGATCGACATCTGCGACTTCGCGGTGGGGCTCTCCCGGCAGCTCTACGGCCTCACCATGCCCAGCGAGCGGCGGGGCCACCGGCTGCAGGAGCAGTGGCATCCCCTCGGCGTGGTGGGCGTCATCACCGCCTTCAACTTTCCCGTGGCCGTGTGGAGCTGGAACACCGCCATCGCCCTGGTCTGCGGTGACACCATCCTGTGGAAGCCCTCCTCCAAGACGCCACTGACCGCCATCGCCTGCACCAAGATCGCCGAGAAGGTGCTCCGCGACTTCGGCTTCGATCCCGCCATCTGCAGCCTGGCCATCGGCCGGGGCAGCGACATCGGCGACCTCATCAACACCGACCCGCGGGTGGCGCTGGTGTCCTACACCGGCTCGGTGCCCGGCGGCCGGCACGTGGGCAAGCTGGTGCAGGAGCGCTTCGGCAAGCACATCCTCGAACTGGGCGGGAACAACGCGGTCATCGTGAGCGAGAGGGGGGATCTGGAGATCGCGCTGCGTGCCATCTACTTCGGCGCCATCGGCACCTCGGGGCAGCGTTGCACGTCCACCCGCCGCGTCATCATCCACGAGTCCGTCTATCCGGCCTTCACGGAGCGGCTCCTGGCCCTCTATCGGCAGACGCGCATCGGCGATCCCAGGCTCAACGAGAACCTCATGGGGCCCCTGGTGGACGCCCAGGCCGTGGCCACCATGCTGGAGGCCATCGGCAAGGTGGCGGCCGAGGGCGGCAAGGTGCTGACGGGCGGCGAGCGCCTCCCCCATGCTGGCGGCTGCTACGTCACGCCGTGCATCGTGGAAGTTCCCGGCAACATCCCGATGGTGCAGGAGGAGACCTTCGCGCCGGTGCTCTACCTCATGAAGTACCGCAGCTTCGAGGAGGCCATTGCCCTCCAGAATGGTGTGCCCCAGGGCCTCTCCAGCGCCGTCATCACCAACGACCAGCGGGAGAGTGAGCTGTTCCTCTCCGCGGCGGGCAGCGACTGCGGCATCGCCAACGTGAACACGGGCACCAGCGGCGCGGAGATCGGCGGCGCCTTCGGCGGCGAGAAGGAGACGGGCGGCGGTCGCGAGAGCGGGTCGGATGCCTGGAAGGTCTACATGCGCCGCCAGACCAACGCCATCAACTTCAGCGGCCAGGTCGAGCTGGCCCAGGGCATCACCCTGGAGCTCTGA
- a CDS encoding ABC transporter permease, which yields MDLIWEGLRKALELLLTLDPEVLRITWLSLQVSGVATLISLVLGLTVAVAVALNEFPGKRLVIALLNTGMGLPPVVVGLFVTVLLWRNGPLGSLGILYTPSAMILAQAVIASPIIAGISLAALQHLPPGLRLQILALGASRPQMVWLLLKEARLPLLAAVMAGFGGVISEVGASIMVGGNIKGQTRVLTTATVMETGKGNFDVAIALSLILLVLAFSVNALLTHLQQRGRRS from the coding sequence TTGGACCTGATCTGGGAGGGCCTCCGGAAAGCGCTGGAGCTTCTGCTCACGCTGGATCCCGAGGTCCTCCGGATCACCTGGCTGTCCCTGCAGGTCTCCGGGGTCGCCACCCTCATCAGCCTGGTCCTCGGCCTGACGGTGGCCGTGGCCGTGGCCCTGAACGAGTTTCCCGGCAAGCGGCTGGTCATCGCACTGCTGAACACCGGCATGGGCCTGCCGCCCGTGGTGGTGGGCCTCTTCGTGACTGTGCTGCTCTGGCGCAACGGCCCGCTGGGCTCGCTCGGCATCCTCTACACGCCCTCGGCCATGATCCTGGCTCAGGCCGTCATCGCCTCACCCATCATCGCGGGCATCAGCCTCGCCGCCCTGCAGCACCTGCCCCCGGGGCTCCGCCTGCAGATCCTGGCCCTGGGCGCCTCCCGCCCGCAGATGGTGTGGCTGCTGCTCAAGGAGGCGCGGCTTCCGCTCCTGGCCGCGGTCATGGCCGGCTTCGGCGGCGTGATCTCGGAGGTGGGCGCCTCGATCATGGTGGGCGGCAACATCAAGGGCCAGACGCGGGTGCTGACCACCGCCACGGTGATGGAGACCGGCAAGGGCAACTTCGACGTGGCCATCGCCCTCAGCCTCATCCTGCTGGTGTTGGCCTTCTCCGTGAACGCCCTGCTCACCCACCTCCAGCAGCGCGGGCGGCGGTCATGA
- a CDS encoding YqiA/YcfP family alpha/beta fold hydrolase, with amino-acid sequence MTALVYLHGFSSSPGGNKGTFVRRWAQTHGIPFHAPDLNLPTFERLTLTAQVEAVEALLQGLAERPVMVGSSLGGFVATAVAHRGAAIRSMLLLAPAIHFARRRMTSSAWAAYRERGEMEVFHYGADRPLRLGPELLRDLPAWADDADWRMAVPTVILHGRFDEAVPLAESEAYRDRNPGTALHVLEDDHGLLTSAALECLRNELEAAFR; translated from the coding sequence ATGACCGCCCTCGTCTACCTCCACGGCTTCTCCTCGTCCCCCGGGGGCAACAAGGGAACCTTCGTTCGGCGCTGGGCCCAGACGCACGGCATCCCCTTCCATGCGCCGGACCTGAATCTGCCCACCTTCGAAAGGCTCACGCTCACGGCCCAGGTCGAAGCGGTGGAGGCCCTGCTGCAAGGCCTGGCGGAGCGGCCAGTAATGGTGGGCAGTTCTCTCGGCGGTTTTGTCGCCACGGCGGTGGCCCATCGTGGCGCTGCCATCCGATCCATGCTCCTGCTGGCCCCCGCCATCCACTTCGCCCGGCGCCGCATGACCAGCTCCGCCTGGGCCGCCTACCGGGAGCGAGGGGAGATGGAGGTCTTCCATTACGGTGCCGATCGGCCGCTGCGCCTGGGGCCCGAGCTGCTGCGCGACCTGCCCGCCTGGGCCGACGACGCGGACTGGCGCATGGCCGTGCCCACGGTGATCCTCCACGGCCGCTTCGACGAGGCGGTGCCCCTTGCGGAGAGTGAGGCCTACCGAGATCGGAACCCAGGCACCGCGCTGCACGTCCTGGAGGATGACCACGGTCTGCTGACCTCGGCCGCGCTGGAATGCCTGCGGAATGAGTTGGAAGCTGCCTTCCGTTGA